Proteins encoded within one genomic window of Schaalia sp. HMT-172:
- a CDS encoding autoinducer 2 ABC transporter substrate-binding protein has product MKSRLAATTLVTVSACALALGACTMDDASQSASGTKTGGGDGNYTIAVVPKDATNPWFVRMETGVNKYAADTGMNVFQKGPAETDATMQAQVIQDLIAQGVDAICVVPVDPGAIEPVLKQAMDAGIVVVTHEGASQQNTMYDIEAFNNTEYGAFIMDNLAEAMGEEGVYTTMVGHVTNASHNEWADGAVAHQKEKYPNMTLLEAEPRVESQDNGETAYQTAKEVLKKYPEVKGILGTSSFDAPGTARAIDELGLKGKVFTAGTGMPAANAQILKDGSVSTLTLWDPANAGYAMASLATKILNGEKIEDGVNLGVEGYESMHFSPGSTKVLEGTGWLKITKDNVDSLGF; this is encoded by the coding sequence ATGAAGTCCCGCCTCGCAGCAACAACGCTCGTCACCGTGTCCGCATGCGCCCTCGCACTCGGCGCCTGCACGATGGACGACGCCTCCCAATCCGCATCTGGCACCAAGACCGGCGGCGGAGACGGCAACTACACGATCGCCGTCGTCCCCAAGGACGCCACCAACCCCTGGTTTGTCCGCATGGAAACCGGCGTCAACAAGTACGCCGCTGACACGGGCATGAACGTCTTCCAGAAGGGCCCCGCCGAAACCGACGCCACCATGCAGGCTCAAGTCATCCAAGACCTCATCGCCCAAGGTGTCGACGCCATCTGCGTCGTCCCCGTCGACCCCGGCGCCATCGAACCTGTCCTCAAGCAAGCCATGGACGCAGGCATCGTCGTCGTCACCCACGAGGGCGCCTCCCAGCAAAACACGATGTACGACATCGAAGCCTTCAACAACACGGAATACGGCGCGTTCATCATGGACAACCTCGCCGAAGCCATGGGTGAAGAAGGCGTCTACACCACCATGGTCGGCCACGTCACCAACGCCTCCCACAACGAATGGGCAGACGGCGCCGTCGCCCACCAAAAGGAGAAATACCCCAACATGACGCTGCTCGAAGCCGAGCCCCGCGTCGAATCCCAAGACAACGGTGAAACCGCCTACCAGACCGCCAAGGAAGTCCTCAAGAAGTACCCCGAAGTCAAGGGCATCCTCGGTACCTCCTCCTTCGACGCGCCCGGCACCGCCCGCGCCATCGACGAACTCGGCCTGAAAGGCAAGGTCTTCACCGCCGGCACCGGCATGCCCGCCGCCAACGCGCAAATCCTCAAGGACGGATCCGTGTCCACCCTGACCCTGTGGGATCCCGCGAACGCCGGCTACGCGATGGCCTCCTTGGCCACGAAGATCCTCAACGGTGAAAAGATCGAAGACGGTGTGAACCTGGGCGTCGAAGGCTACGAAAGCATGCACTTCTCGCCCGGCTCCACCAAGGTCCTCGAGGGCACCGGCTGGCTCAAGATCACCAAGGACAACGTCGACTCCCTCGGCTTCTGA
- a CDS encoding IS3 family transposase, producing the protein MSYLVGQGFSQRLACRVAGLSRSAYCRTRAAGGAKTLRDHGPVRQWMNDFAATHRRWGYQRAWARAKSEGIVVGRDTFRRLWRTEGLRVCPRKAHKPRTAPRLQRLVRASAPGQVWAIDFQFDSDWKGRVFKVCNVIDEFTRQHLAFRVERRMGAADVIEMLDLAVLAHGAPQVLRADNGPEFIAAAVGRWASEHDTLQAFIPPGQPWLGGLVESLHNRMRDELLEDNMFDGLDHARTLIAA; encoded by the coding sequence GTGAGCTACCTGGTTGGTCAGGGGTTTTCTCAGCGTCTTGCATGCCGCGTTGCCGGGCTGTCCCGGTCAGCGTATTGCCGCACCCGCGCGGCGGGCGGGGCGAAAACGCTGCGTGATCATGGGCCTGTGCGCCAGTGGATGAACGATTTTGCCGCCACGCATCGACGCTGGGGCTATCAACGCGCCTGGGCGCGGGCCAAGAGCGAGGGCATTGTCGTGGGCCGTGATACGTTCCGGCGCTTGTGGCGCACCGAGGGGCTTCGCGTGTGCCCGCGCAAAGCCCACAAGCCCCGCACCGCGCCGCGCCTACAGCGCCTGGTCAGGGCTAGTGCTCCTGGGCAGGTGTGGGCCATTGATTTCCAGTTTGATTCGGATTGGAAGGGGCGTGTCTTTAAGGTCTGTAACGTCATTGATGAGTTCACGCGCCAGCACCTGGCTTTCCGCGTCGAGCGGCGCATGGGAGCCGCCGACGTGATCGAAATGCTTGACCTGGCTGTCCTGGCACATGGAGCACCCCAGGTGCTAAGGGCCGATAACGGGCCTGAATTCATCGCCGCAGCCGTGGGGCGCTGGGCCAGCGAGCACGACACGCTCCAAGCATTCATCCCACCGGGCCAGCCTTGGCTGGGCGGGCTCGTGGAGTCCTTACACAACCGCATGCGTGATGAACTCTTGGAAGACAACATGTTCGATGGGCTCGACCATGCCCGCACCCTGATCGCCGCCTAG
- a CDS encoding transposase: protein MRKFSKHTLEQIVVKLEKAEALRGEGMSTAQACRVLGISEATLCRWRQRYGSMSRSEAKELRELREQNARLKQLLGQAELEKAALRELAEGNF from the coding sequence ATGAGGAAGTTCTCGAAGCACACGCTTGAGCAGATTGTCGTGAAGCTGGAGAAGGCCGAGGCGTTGCGAGGTGAGGGCATGAGTACGGCCCAGGCCTGCCGCGTGCTGGGTATCAGCGAGGCGACGTTGTGCCGGTGGCGCCAGCGTTATGGGTCGATGAGTCGTAGTGAGGCCAAGGAACTGCGTGAGTTGCGCGAGCAAAACGCGCGCCTCAAACAGTTGCTAGGCCAAGCCGAGCTGGAAAAGGCAGCGCTGCGAGAGCTCGCGGAGGGAAACTTCTAA
- a CDS encoding DUF2326 domain-containing protein — protein MNYKFDHCGNRGSGAKSRHLAIFDVAMLRHTPLLFLIHDSAIIKLVGHAPVRALLGAYMRAAELTSAAEEPKQVFFSFDATKAYGRQAEELVEATRVIHLGDGPEALYGFTWNTETTEEGN, from the coding sequence ATCAATTACAAGTTCGACCACTGCGGCAATCGAGGCTCAGGAGCCAAGTCCCGGCACCTGGCGATCTTCGATGTCGCAATGCTCCGCCACACGCCGCTGCTGTTCCTCATCCACGACTCAGCGATCATCAAACTCGTCGGACACGCACCCGTTCGCGCGCTGCTAGGCGCATACATGCGTGCGGCGGAACTCACAAGCGCTGCAGAAGAGCCCAAGCAGGTATTCTTCTCATTCGATGCGACAAAGGCGTATGGTCGGCAAGCCGAGGAACTCGTCGAAGCGACGCGCGTCATCCACCTCGGCGACGGCCCTGAAGCCCTCTACGGCTTCACCTGGAACACAGAGACCACCGAGGAAGGTAACTAA
- a CDS encoding helix-turn-helix transcriptional regulator — protein MRITFKPLWKLRIGRDMTRENLRRAAGLSPATIVKLGKDGNVTTNVLLWICQTLQYNLEDIIEVVPETANKEMPA, from the coding sequence ATGCGTATCACCTTCAAACCGCTGTGGAAACTCCGCATTGGCCGCGACATGACCCGCGAAAACCTCCGCCGAGCTGCAGGACTATCCCCAGCAACCATCGTCAAGCTCGGTAAAGACGGCAACGTCACCACCAACGTACTGCTGTGGATCTGCCAAACTCTGCAGTACAATCTTGAAGATATCATTGAAGTAGTGCCAGAAACAGCAAATAAGGAAATGCCAGCATGA
- a CDS encoding class I SAM-dependent DNA methyltransferase → MSNLGPFIWGIADQLRGDYKPHEYGDVILPMTILRRLDCVLEDHREDLAGLVRAFADKPELLSAQVKRKTGLSFYNTTPWTLQTLLGDPAGLEANFKQYVDGFSDNLDVFERFKFGDQIARMAEKDLLFIIIEKFARVDLHPNKVPNAEMGDLYEYLIRTFNESTNESPGEYFTPRDAIRLMVDLVFAGDDDALSVPGTVRSIYDPTAGTGGMLSIAEEHLIGTPEHPGLNPDAQLRMYGQERNDQSYAVCKSDLLIKGHDPSNIQLGDTLADDRFPAQTFDYCLSNPPYGDDWKKSQSAVTAEIKALGAAARFIEATPPISDGQLLFLQHLIHKLRPKKYGGGRGAIVLNAASTYGGNAGAGPSEIRRHLISLGIVDSIIALPTNMFYNTELATYIWIVDTNRPKDREYTILLIDARNLFTRMRKKLGDKVHLIDEENRSRIVKAYVDYESSNISRIVPTSAFHYVSAKLKFPEVGDDGEIKRRGTGKVVEDKGRAIDLKLPIHGDISDMEIAIHRTVDDFMENEVDPRFDGCWIDATQAKVGCEIAFEQFFFQPESYREEAEIMEDLKIAQTELIDLIERMS, encoded by the coding sequence ATGAGTAACCTTGGACCCTTCATTTGGGGCATCGCCGACCAGCTCCGAGGCGATTACAAGCCGCACGAGTACGGTGATGTCATCCTGCCGATGACCATTTTGCGCAGGCTCGACTGTGTACTCGAAGACCATCGGGAGGACCTGGCTGGGCTAGTCCGAGCCTTTGCTGACAAACCTGAACTACTCAGCGCCCAGGTCAAGCGCAAGACCGGCTTGTCTTTCTACAACACGACACCGTGGACGCTGCAGACGCTACTCGGCGACCCCGCAGGGCTCGAGGCCAACTTCAAGCAGTACGTCGATGGATTCTCGGACAACCTCGACGTCTTCGAGCGGTTCAAGTTCGGCGACCAGATTGCCAGGATGGCGGAGAAGGATCTGCTCTTCATCATCATCGAGAAGTTCGCGCGCGTAGACCTGCACCCGAACAAGGTCCCCAACGCAGAGATGGGCGACCTCTACGAGTATCTGATTCGCACGTTCAACGAGTCCACCAATGAGTCGCCCGGTGAGTACTTCACACCCCGCGACGCAATCCGGCTCATGGTTGACCTTGTCTTTGCCGGGGACGACGACGCGCTCTCGGTTCCAGGTACGGTCCGATCGATTTACGATCCCACCGCGGGAACAGGTGGGATGCTCTCGATCGCAGAAGAACACCTCATCGGCACCCCGGAACACCCTGGCCTCAACCCCGACGCTCAGCTACGCATGTATGGGCAGGAGCGAAACGACCAGTCCTACGCCGTCTGCAAGTCCGATCTGCTGATCAAGGGGCACGATCCCTCCAACATTCAGCTCGGAGATACGCTCGCAGATGACAGGTTCCCCGCCCAAACTTTTGACTATTGCCTTTCCAACCCTCCTTATGGCGACGATTGGAAGAAGAGCCAGTCGGCAGTAACTGCCGAGATCAAAGCGCTAGGCGCCGCAGCTCGATTCATTGAAGCCACACCGCCGATTAGTGACGGCCAGCTTCTGTTCCTCCAGCACCTGATTCATAAGCTTCGCCCGAAAAAATACGGGGGAGGTCGAGGGGCAATCGTGCTTAATGCGGCGTCGACATATGGCGGTAATGCGGGAGCCGGACCAAGCGAAATCCGGAGGCACTTGATTTCACTTGGAATCGTGGATTCCATCATCGCTTTACCCACCAATATGTTCTACAACACTGAGCTTGCCACATACATTTGGATTGTCGATACAAATCGACCGAAAGATCGGGAGTACACCATCCTCTTGATTGACGCACGGAACCTATTTACTCGAATGCGTAAGAAGCTTGGAGATAAGGTACATCTGATTGATGAGGAGAATAGGAGTCGAATCGTCAAGGCCTATGTAGATTATGAGTCGAGCAACATTTCGCGCATTGTCCCCACCTCAGCGTTCCACTATGTATCAGCCAAGCTGAAATTCCCTGAAGTTGGCGACGACGGCGAGATTAAGCGAAGAGGAACAGGCAAGGTAGTCGAAGATAAGGGACGTGCGATCGACCTGAAACTGCCCATTCATGGCGACATTAGCGACATGGAGATTGCGATTCATCGGACCGTCGATGACTTCATGGAGAATGAGGTTGACCCACGCTTCGACGGCTGTTGGATCGACGCAACTCAAGCAAAGGTTGGTTGCGAAATCGCATTCGAACAATTCTTTTTTCAGCCGGAATCATATCGAGAAGAAGCTGAAATCATGGAGGATCTCAAGATTGCGCAAACCGAGTTGATCGACCTTATTGAAAGGATGTCATAG
- a CDS encoding type I restriction endonuclease subunit R, translating into MATQHEKAFEEEICDYLAAHGWVYQRHYRGYDQSLALVPEDVFAWLRCTQPEQLDKVIKPSMSAAEQERAKQGILDRLAKELDQPLEHGGGILAVLRGGFKRTPAKFAMCAFKPATSLNPTAQEHYEANILRVMRQVHHSAKHPNDSIDLVFFVNGIPVATTELKTDNTQSIDDAVHQYKHDRKPQGEPLLKWGSRCLVHFAVSTDEIRMTTRLSGTDTVFLPFNLGNDGGAGNPVNPDGAATSYLWERVLQRDNWLQIIERFINAQTSEKIDPVTGEHKKSTQIIFPRFHQWEAVTELLSATRAEGPGHRYLIQHSAGSGKTNSIAWLAHGLANLHDYTNTKIFDSVIVVTDRTVLDDQLQKAIKAIEGTRGTVGTINADEVRKAAETSKSALLAKELTSGKLIIIVTLQTFPFVLEAISEQGGMADKNFAVIADEAHSSQTGTSAQKLRQVLSQAEVEAIGEGAELSVEDVLAAEMAARATSANVSFYAFTATPKGKTLEMFGRPGADGTPQAFHVYSMQQAIEEGFILDVLRNYTTYKTAFQLAQKADGKTAPTDEVDETTATKGLMRWVSLHPTNIAQKVQIIVEHFRTNVAHLLDGHAKAMVVTSSRAAALKYKTAIDRYIASHGYEMGTLVAFSGSLTSDQVEEVVPGVTEPYTEHNMNPGLRGRTIPNAFAGDHYQVLIVANKYQTGFDQPLLCAMYVDKRLDGIEAVQTLSRLNRTLPSKGKDTTYVLDFGNDPETILNSFLPYFRTAQITQTTDPDLVHDLARKLETAGIYNADEVERFAQAFIIENAHGKHTGPLKSAADRFNGRYCAALTDQDKASIDELDLFRKDVGSFVRLYDFLSQIVDYEDTNLEKLALFLRLLKPRLTGRKSTEELDLSSIELTHIKQTRLSEGSISLTGDGEKLKPMGVGGGTTRDLNMVAWEQILKNINDLFEGENFDPDSVNSWVQGVVTILVKDEAIREQVNANSKEQFRESLTIEQAVTNAALDHHDTQNNILEKFFESPQRRAAVIREISDLIYWELSHVVQRGEHDEIAAGA; encoded by the coding sequence ATGGCAACGCAGCATGAGAAGGCTTTCGAGGAGGAGATCTGCGACTACCTGGCCGCTCACGGCTGGGTTTATCAGCGCCACTACCGTGGCTACGATCAAAGCCTGGCTTTGGTGCCTGAGGACGTCTTTGCTTGGCTGCGATGCACACAGCCGGAGCAGTTGGACAAGGTCATCAAGCCGTCGATGTCTGCCGCTGAGCAGGAGCGCGCCAAGCAAGGCATTCTCGACCGACTTGCGAAGGAGCTCGATCAGCCTCTGGAGCATGGCGGTGGAATCTTGGCGGTGCTTCGGGGCGGATTCAAACGCACCCCGGCCAAGTTCGCCATGTGCGCGTTCAAACCTGCAACTTCGCTGAATCCCACCGCGCAGGAGCACTACGAGGCCAACATTCTGCGGGTGATGCGCCAAGTCCACCACTCGGCCAAGCATCCCAATGACTCGATTGACCTGGTCTTCTTCGTCAATGGCATCCCCGTGGCAACTACCGAACTGAAGACTGACAACACCCAGTCAATCGATGACGCGGTTCATCAGTACAAGCACGATCGCAAGCCGCAAGGCGAGCCGCTTCTGAAGTGGGGATCACGTTGTCTGGTCCATTTCGCTGTATCCACGGACGAGATCCGTATGACGACACGACTTTCGGGGACTGACACAGTGTTCCTGCCGTTCAACCTTGGTAATGACGGCGGTGCTGGCAACCCGGTCAATCCTGATGGTGCGGCGACCTCATACCTTTGGGAGCGTGTGCTCCAACGTGACAACTGGCTGCAGATCATTGAGCGCTTCATCAACGCTCAAACGTCGGAGAAAATCGACCCGGTGACCGGGGAGCACAAGAAGTCGACCCAGATCATCTTCCCACGATTCCACCAGTGGGAGGCAGTCACCGAACTTCTGTCGGCCACCAGAGCCGAGGGGCCAGGGCACCGCTACCTCATCCAGCACTCGGCAGGATCAGGGAAGACCAACTCCATTGCCTGGCTGGCTCATGGGTTGGCCAACCTCCACGACTACACCAATACCAAGATCTTCGACTCGGTCATCGTGGTCACCGACCGGACAGTCCTCGATGACCAGTTGCAGAAGGCTATCAAGGCGATCGAAGGCACCCGCGGGACGGTCGGAACGATCAACGCCGATGAGGTGCGCAAAGCAGCAGAAACCTCCAAGTCGGCTCTCCTCGCCAAGGAACTGACTAGCGGCAAGCTGATCATCATCGTCACGTTGCAGACGTTCCCCTTCGTTCTCGAGGCGATCTCTGAGCAGGGTGGAATGGCAGACAAGAACTTCGCTGTCATCGCGGACGAAGCCCACTCGTCTCAGACTGGAACAAGTGCGCAAAAGCTGCGCCAGGTCCTCTCGCAGGCAGAGGTTGAGGCAATCGGCGAGGGTGCAGAGCTGTCCGTTGAGGACGTGCTGGCTGCGGAGATGGCTGCGCGCGCCACATCCGCAAACGTGTCCTTCTATGCCTTTACAGCCACCCCCAAGGGTAAGACCCTCGAAATGTTCGGTCGACCCGGTGCCGACGGGACACCGCAGGCGTTCCATGTGTATTCGATGCAGCAGGCCATCGAGGAAGGGTTCATCCTCGACGTCTTGCGCAACTACACCACCTACAAGACAGCATTCCAGCTCGCACAGAAAGCCGATGGGAAAACCGCGCCCACTGATGAAGTGGACGAGACCACCGCGACGAAGGGCCTTATGCGATGGGTGAGCCTGCATCCGACCAATATTGCCCAGAAGGTCCAGATCATCGTTGAGCACTTCCGAACCAATGTGGCCCACCTGCTTGATGGGCATGCCAAGGCAATGGTGGTGACCTCCAGCCGGGCGGCAGCCCTCAAGTACAAGACCGCGATCGACCGGTACATCGCCTCTCATGGTTACGAGATGGGAACCTTGGTGGCCTTCTCAGGCAGCCTTACCAGTGATCAAGTTGAAGAAGTAGTTCCTGGGGTCACCGAGCCCTATACCGAGCACAACATGAATCCGGGGCTACGCGGACGCACCATTCCCAACGCATTCGCTGGTGACCACTACCAGGTGCTGATTGTGGCCAACAAGTACCAGACTGGCTTTGACCAGCCGCTCCTCTGCGCGATGTATGTTGATAAGAGGCTCGACGGCATCGAGGCAGTCCAGACACTGTCACGCTTGAACCGTACCCTGCCGTCCAAGGGCAAGGACACCACCTACGTCCTCGACTTCGGCAACGATCCCGAGACAATCTTGAACTCGTTCCTGCCGTACTTCCGGACGGCCCAGATCACCCAGACAACAGACCCCGATCTGGTGCACGATCTAGCCCGCAAGCTCGAGACGGCCGGTATCTACAACGCAGACGAGGTCGAACGCTTCGCTCAGGCCTTCATCATCGAAAACGCACATGGCAAGCACACCGGCCCCCTCAAGAGCGCTGCCGACCGCTTCAATGGTCGTTACTGCGCAGCGCTCACGGACCAAGACAAAGCATCCATCGATGAACTGGACCTCTTCCGCAAAGACGTGGGATCTTTCGTTCGCCTCTACGACTTCCTGTCCCAGATCGTTGACTATGAGGACACCAATCTGGAAAAACTCGCGCTGTTTCTCCGCCTCCTCAAGCCGCGTCTCACAGGGCGCAAGAGTACCGAGGAACTTGACCTGTCAAGCATCGAGTTGACACACATCAAGCAAACACGGCTTAGCGAGGGATCAATCTCGCTGACTGGCGACGGGGAGAAACTCAAGCCGATGGGTGTCGGCGGTGGGACCACACGCGACCTGAACATGGTGGCCTGGGAACAGATCCTGAAGAACATCAACGATCTGTTCGAAGGGGAGAATTTCGACCCCGACTCGGTCAACTCTTGGGTGCAGGGGGTAGTAACCATTCTCGTCAAGGACGAGGCGATCCGAGAACAGGTCAACGCCAACAGCAAGGAACAGTTCCGCGAATCGCTCACCATTGAACAAGCCGTCACGAATGCTGCCCTCGACCACCATGACACTCAGAACAACATCCTCGAGAAGTTCTTCGAGAGCCCTCAGCGTCGAGCCGCTGTAATCCGCGAGATTTCGGACCTCATCTACTGGGAGCTGTCCCACGTCGTACAAAGGGGTGAACACGACGAGATCGCCGCAGGCGCATGA
- a CDS encoding helix-turn-helix domain-containing protein gives MVVEVIDAPWAGVPAGSGGTIRRWICRERTCQTVTFLEYDERVCAPRARLGVRAIRWAIRQLRSEGATISGLARQLGTTWNTVWSHIKPCLQAASKPRPLHRGSGAGG, from the coding sequence ATGGTGGTGGAGGTGATCGACGCGCCCTGGGCCGGGGTCCCGGCAGGTTCCGGTGGCACAATACGGCGCTGGATCTGCCGCGAACGCACCTGCCAGACGGTGACATTCCTGGAATATGACGAGCGGGTGTGCGCACCCCGGGCGCGTTTGGGTGTGCGGGCGATCCGCTGGGCGATCCGACAGTTGCGCTCGGAGGGAGCCACTATCTCAGGCCTGGCCCGCCAGTTAGGAACCACGTGGAATACCGTGTGGTCCCATATCAAGCCGTGCCTGCAAGCCGCATCTAAACCCCGCCCGCTTCACAGGGGTTCAGGTGCTGGGGGTTGA
- a CDS encoding IS256 family transposase, translating into MMNDDDVVVARASGRETVEELRRSGALDALFERLDAGEVEMTGSEGLLPALLKEALERGLAAELTEHLGYEKGQASGQARSNTRNGTTKKTVMSEVGAFEIEVPRDRAGSFTPRLVRKGQRRLDGLDSMIISLYAGGMTVRDIRHHLASTLGVEVGAGTISTITDAVCEAVLEWQHRPLEAFYPVIYLDAIRIKVRCDHRVENRAAHLAVGVDMEGVKHVLGIWVQADEGASFWAHVCAELANRGLRDVLIVCCDGLTGLPEAIEATWPQSMVQTCVVHLIRASMRFVSYKDRKSVAAALKAVYSAPNEETARGALEDFAASDLGARYPQTVATWQRAWQRFTPFLAFPPMLRRVVYTTNAIESLNYQLRKITKNRGHFPSEEAAVKLLWLAICNIEDKRAAQRLTDAGKPPNKRTGHTRLIEGHTTTNWKQALAQLTTAYPDRITPYL; encoded by the coding sequence ATGATGAATGATGATGATGTTGTTGTGGCTCGCGCTAGTGGGCGTGAGACGGTGGAGGAGCTTCGTCGCTCGGGGGCGTTGGATGCGTTGTTTGAGCGTCTTGATGCTGGCGAGGTCGAGATGACGGGTAGCGAGGGCTTGTTGCCGGCGTTGCTTAAGGAGGCGTTGGAGCGCGGGTTGGCCGCGGAGCTGACCGAGCACTTGGGGTATGAGAAGGGCCAGGCCAGTGGGCAGGCGCGCTCGAACACGAGGAACGGCACGACGAAGAAGACCGTGATGTCGGAGGTGGGAGCCTTCGAGATCGAGGTTCCCCGGGACCGGGCGGGCTCGTTCACCCCGCGCCTGGTGCGTAAAGGACAGCGGCGCCTTGATGGTTTGGATTCGATGATTATCAGCTTGTATGCCGGGGGGATGACGGTACGCGATATCCGCCATCACCTGGCCTCCACCCTGGGCGTGGAGGTGGGCGCTGGGACGATTTCTACGATCACTGACGCGGTGTGCGAGGCCGTCTTGGAGTGGCAGCACCGCCCCTTAGAAGCGTTCTACCCGGTGATCTACCTGGATGCGATCCGCATCAAAGTCCGATGCGATCACAGGGTGGAGAACCGGGCCGCTCACCTGGCGGTCGGAGTGGACATGGAGGGGGTCAAGCACGTGCTGGGCATCTGGGTCCAAGCCGATGAAGGCGCCTCCTTTTGGGCCCACGTGTGCGCCGAGCTGGCCAACCGAGGCCTACGCGATGTCCTGATCGTGTGCTGCGACGGACTTACTGGCCTGCCTGAAGCCATCGAAGCGACCTGGCCCCAGTCCATGGTCCAAACCTGCGTCGTTCACTTAATCCGCGCCTCCATGCGTTTCGTGTCCTACAAGGACCGCAAGAGCGTCGCCGCGGCTCTCAAGGCCGTGTACAGCGCGCCCAACGAGGAAACCGCCCGAGGGGCGCTGGAGGACTTCGCGGCCAGCGACCTGGGAGCGCGCTACCCCCAAACGGTTGCCACCTGGCAGCGCGCCTGGCAGCGCTTCACGCCGTTCTTGGCGTTCCCGCCCATGCTGCGCCGCGTCGTGTACACCACCAACGCTATCGAGTCCTTGAACTACCAGCTACGCAAAATCACCAAGAACCGCGGGCATTTCCCCAGCGAAGAAGCCGCCGTCAAACTCTTGTGGCTCGCCATCTGCAACATCGAAGACAAAAGAGCCGCCCAGCGCCTCACAGACGCTGGCAAACCCCCCAACAAACGAACAGGACACACCCGCCTCATCGAAGGACACACCACCACCAACTGGAAACAAGCCCTCGCCCAACTCACCACCGCCTACCCCGACCGAATCACCCCCTACCTCTAA